Proteins encoded together in one Halococcus salsus window:
- a CDS encoding sugar ABC transporter permease — protein MSLLGRIMQKLTTDIRNIAFTPIETARHIRYTAVMIKRGDLSPKGPLRTLGSTVGALIVVLALLFPIYWILMAALSSSGGSIYSANGFQLFPNDPSLQPFLWVIGDLIIPGYTISLNIPFSELAVVFNTPTISLLDVSQYGVQNPSSFKHFLWNSVSVAIPTVIISMSLVVPASYALSRRKFILRRKILFLYVLLTQVGGGLGIALLIGLYTVYVQFGINNSKLALAVYYAATAVPFNTWLLKTYMDGIPVSYEEAAIVDGAPPWRVITEVILPLSAAGLATVFIFTFLTGWTEFVVAQTLLSTENYTLPVGLFSLVSEYSIPWAQFSAFALTFATPIMLVYLFAQRYIEGGLSFSGMEG, from the coding sequence ATGAGTCTCTTGGGCCGCATTATGCAGAAGCTGACGACTGACATTCGAAATATCGCCTTCACACCGATTGAAACAGCACGCCACATACGATACACTGCGGTGATGATCAAACGAGGCGACCTCTCTCCGAAAGGGCCATTGAGGACGCTCGGTTCTACGGTTGGCGCGCTCATCGTTGTGCTAGCGCTATTGTTCCCGATCTACTGGATCCTCATGGCCGCGCTGTCAAGCTCTGGTGGCTCAATATACTCAGCCAATGGTTTTCAACTCTTCCCGAATGACCCCTCTCTCCAGCCATTTTTGTGGGTTATCGGCGATCTCATTATCCCTGGGTATACGATCTCACTAAATATCCCTTTCAGTGAGCTCGCCGTTGTCTTCAACACACCAACCATAAGTCTTCTTGACGTTTCACAGTACGGCGTCCAAAATCCATCTAGCTTCAAACACTTCCTTTGGAACAGTGTCTCTGTTGCTATCCCAACCGTAATTATCTCAATGTCTCTCGTTGTCCCAGCCTCGTACGCACTTTCGCGCCGCAAATTCATTCTGCGTCGTAAGATCCTCTTTCTCTATGTATTGCTAACGCAAGTTGGTGGGGGGCTCGGTATCGCACTCCTCATCGGACTATACACAGTCTACGTGCAGTTTGGGATAAACAACAGTAAGCTTGCACTTGCGGTCTACTACGCGGCGACTGCTGTCCCGTTTAACACGTGGCTCCTGAAAACGTACATGGACGGAATTCCAGTCTCCTACGAGGAGGCTGCTATTGTCGACGGCGCCCCACCCTGGCGAGTAATCACAGAGGTGATCCTTCCACTCTCAGCAGCAGGACTGGCAACTGTGTTTATCTTCACATTCCTCACTGGCTGGACAGAGTTCGTTGTCGCGCAGACCCTATTGAGCACTGAGAACTATACACTGCCTGTCGGGCTATTCTCATTAGTCAGTGAGTACTCAATCCCGTGGGCTCAGTTTTCTGCATTCGCGCTCACTTTTGCCACTCCAATAATGCTCGTTTATCTATTTGCACAGCGGTATATCGAGGGTGGACTCTCTTTCAGTGGTATGGAGGGATAG
- a CDS encoding carbohydrate ABC transporter permease: MSTVSHVTRRLESIPFLEKRDASLLFVLPGLFVFSAFMLFPILYLLGISFTNAAPSNLFAGEGTFSVLTFGEATFIGFQNYVSVLTDLQFWNSFGVTWLFVATSVCLKIGLSLGIALVVTSDYVRGKRLMRSFIILPMGLPAIFTVTVWRGIFSTADFGLANQLLTSAGLEAVAWLSGRWSAFFAYNITEAWLSYPFMVIITVSALQDVPEELHEAAKVDGAGYFARLGHITLPSIKRPVLFASILTAAASFQQFLIPFVFNQGGPARANELLVVYGYREALSFSEYGRGAAISLIAVVFIGTFMWLNVKRGRLADGVSE, from the coding sequence ATGAGCACGGTTTCACACGTTACACGTCGTCTCGAGTCGATTCCGTTTCTCGAAAAGCGCGACGCCTCGCTGCTCTTCGTTCTCCCTGGGCTTTTCGTGTTTTCGGCGTTCATGCTGTTCCCGATACTCTACTTACTCGGTATCTCGTTTACCAACGCTGCACCGTCGAACCTCTTCGCTGGTGAGGGCACGTTTTCGGTGCTCACTTTTGGGGAAGCAACTTTCATCGGATTCCAGAATTACGTTAGCGTCCTCACAGATCTGCAGTTCTGGAACTCTTTCGGCGTGACGTGGTTGTTCGTGGCGACGAGCGTCTGTCTGAAGATCGGTCTGAGTCTCGGTATCGCCCTCGTCGTGACGAGCGACTACGTACGTGGCAAACGACTCATGCGCTCTTTTATTATCCTCCCAATGGGGCTTCCCGCGATCTTTACAGTTACCGTGTGGCGTGGCATCTTCAGCACAGCTGATTTCGGCCTCGCAAACCAACTGCTCACCTCGGCCGGTCTGGAAGCGGTGGCTTGGCTTTCGGGTCGCTGGTCCGCCTTCTTCGCCTACAACATTACTGAGGCATGGCTTTCCTATCCGTTCATGGTTATCATCACAGTTAGTGCCCTCCAAGACGTGCCAGAAGAGCTCCATGAAGCGGCGAAAGTCGATGGTGCGGGTTATTTTGCTCGGCTCGGTCACATCACGCTTCCATCGATCAAGCGTCCGGTCCTGTTCGCATCTATCTTGACTGCTGCAGCATCGTTTCAGCAGTTCCTGATCCCATTCGTGTTCAACCAAGGTGGGCCTGCTCGAGCGAACGAACTGCTGGTCGTCTATGGCTACCGCGAAGCGCTATCCTTCTCCGAATACGGTCGTGGTGCGGCAATAAGTCTCATCGCCGTCGTTTTCATTGGTACATTCATGTGGCTGAACGTCAAACGTGGTAGGCTTGCCGACGGGGTGTCCGAATAA
- a CDS encoding extracellular solute-binding protein: protein MSLDRRTALKHLGGASTVALLAGCIGVQQQGSGGDQTNQSSGNGSQGGSNQSNSSSGSSGPSGSATAWYSLPEPEMPARKQAIKTFNQQSNHQISGADISDMEKKTTSAIPAGQGPQTFEWAHDWVGDYFQRGFVVDKSDSLSVNLDTFTSAAREAIQFKGNVVGLPHSAETVALIYNTDIVDEAPKTVSEMVDVMKDYHDPGKSQYGLSYPFDPYFTSGWLQAFGGYYFDVNKNPTLGINTPECIRGLEFALDSFKPYMPSDPTYEPQAAVFAEGNAAFAINGPWYLATLNEKDVNYEVTTLPKPEGGEVNPYTGITMWYFSKGMSEENADTKAAREFIEWYVTNEDHLLSLAKKQGSIPILEELVGSNKLPAEVQAFSQMVERGTPMPTRPRVNKVWSAMETALIKAFNGDATAKAALNGAAKTARSNWN, encoded by the coding sequence ATGTCACTGGATCGCAGAACGGCACTGAAGCACCTCGGTGGAGCGAGTACTGTTGCACTCCTTGCAGGATGTATTGGTGTCCAACAACAGGGATCTGGAGGGGACCAGACAAACCAATCCAGCGGCAACGGATCTCAGGGAGGGAGCAATCAATCCAATAGCAGTAGCGGATCAAGTGGTCCATCAGGTTCGGCGACAGCCTGGTACTCGCTTCCTGAGCCGGAGATGCCCGCTCGCAAGCAGGCAATCAAGACTTTCAATCAGCAATCGAATCACCAGATTTCGGGGGCTGACATCTCCGATATGGAGAAGAAAACCACGAGTGCGATCCCTGCCGGCCAAGGTCCACAGACGTTCGAGTGGGCTCACGATTGGGTTGGTGACTATTTCCAGCGTGGGTTCGTGGTTGACAAGAGTGATAGTCTCAGTGTAAACCTAGACACGTTTACGAGCGCCGCCAGAGAGGCCATCCAATTCAAGGGCAATGTGGTTGGACTGCCACACTCGGCTGAGACAGTCGCATTGATCTATAACACGGATATCGTTGATGAGGCTCCGAAAACGGTCTCAGAGATGGTGGATGTGATGAAGGACTATCACGACCCAGGAAAGAGCCAGTACGGGCTGAGTTACCCGTTCGACCCGTATTTCACCAGCGGATGGCTACAAGCGTTCGGTGGGTACTATTTCGATGTCAATAAGAACCCAACGCTCGGAATCAACACACCTGAGTGCATTAGAGGGCTTGAGTTCGCGCTGGATTCGTTCAAGCCGTATATGCCAAGTGATCCAACGTACGAACCACAAGCAGCCGTCTTTGCCGAGGGCAACGCTGCCTTCGCAATTAACGGACCGTGGTACCTTGCGACGCTAAACGAGAAGGATGTAAACTACGAAGTAACGACCCTTCCGAAACCCGAAGGTGGCGAGGTGAACCCATATACCGGTATTACAATGTGGTACTTTTCCAAAGGAATGTCCGAGGAGAACGCCGACACGAAGGCCGCTCGCGAATTTATCGAATGGTATGTGACGAACGAGGACCATCTCCTCAGCCTCGCGAAGAAACAAGGATCTATTCCGATCCTAGAGGAGCTCGTTGGAAGCAACAAGCTCCCAGCTGAAGTTCAGGCGTTCTCACAAATGGTTGAACGTGGCACGCCGATGCCGACGCGCCCACGGGTGAACAAGGTCTGGTCGGCAATGGAAACCGCCCTCATCAAGGCGTTCAACGGCGATGCGACGGCCAAAGCTGCGCTCAACGGAGCCGCGAAAACGGCTCGAAGCAACTGGAATTGA
- a CDS encoding ABC transporter ATP-binding protein, whose protein sequence is MATVTLDGLRKEFGSGRIVAVDDVSLEIADGEFVTVVGPSGCGKSTTLRMIAGLEQPTSGQVRIGGEDVTNVHARHRNVAMVFQNYALYPHKTVRQNMAFGLRMSTDLTKDERHDRVAETASMMGIEELLDDRPEELSGGQKQRVALGRAIVREPDVFLFDEPLSNLDAKLRTGMRTEIQRLQEELGITSIYVTHDQEEAMTMGDRLAIMNDGCLQQTGAPTDVYTNPANEFVGSFVGSPSMNVLDVDVEHTDDEVTLTNGNRFKYTLGGERANRVSSAKVSTARLGIRPENVAVVEERSGIETTVEVVEPVGSDNYLHLDLGDEFIARVDSRIEPTTGEIVEVQFDERDIHLFDSRTGNALLFEGSRREPATVAP, encoded by the coding sequence ATGGCAACTGTCACGCTCGATGGTCTCAGAAAAGAGTTCGGCAGTGGACGCATCGTCGCCGTCGACGACGTCTCACTCGAAATCGCGGACGGGGAGTTCGTTACCGTCGTCGGCCCATCTGGCTGTGGGAAGTCGACAACACTCCGGATGATCGCTGGGCTAGAGCAACCCACTTCAGGCCAGGTGCGTATTGGTGGAGAGGACGTGACGAACGTTCACGCGCGCCACCGAAACGTGGCGATGGTGTTCCAGAATTACGCCCTCTACCCACACAAGACCGTCCGCCAGAACATGGCCTTCGGACTACGGATGAGTACGGACCTCACGAAGGACGAGCGGCACGACAGAGTCGCCGAGACGGCGTCGATGATGGGTATCGAGGAACTACTCGATGACCGGCCAGAGGAACTCTCTGGCGGACAGAAACAGCGGGTTGCGTTGGGGCGGGCGATCGTACGCGAACCGGACGTGTTTCTGTTCGACGAACCGTTGAGTAACCTCGATGCGAAGCTCCGAACAGGGATGCGAACCGAGATCCAGCGCCTCCAAGAGGAGTTAGGGATCACTTCGATATACGTGACACATGACCAAGAGGAGGCGATGACGATGGGCGATCGTCTCGCTATCATGAACGACGGCTGTCTCCAACAGACTGGAGCCCCAACGGACGTTTACACGAACCCAGCAAACGAATTCGTTGGTAGCTTCGTCGGCTCGCCGTCAATGAACGTGCTCGACGTCGATGTCGAACACACGGACGATGAGGTGACACTCACAAACGGCAACCGATTCAAGTACACGCTCGGCGGCGAACGCGCGAACCGAGTTAGCTCAGCTAAGGTCTCAACGGCTCGACTTGGAATCCGGCCGGAGAACGTTGCCGTGGTCGAGGAGCGGTCGGGTATCGAAACGACCGTGGAAGTGGTCGAACCCGTCGGTAGCGACAACTATCTGCATCTTGATCTGGGGGACGAGTTCATCGCTCGGGTCGATTCACGTATCGAGCCGACAACAGGCGAGATCGTCGAGGTGCAGTTCGACGAGCGAGATATTCATCTGTTTGACTCTCGGACCGGGAACGCACTCCTTTTCGAAGGCTCGAGACGGGAACCGGCTACCGTGGCGCCGTAG
- a CDS encoding glycoside hydrolase family 15 protein, which yields MQLRDALNDYKSQRNSRTAFPGERRTTTGRFSGFDNRLVHIDESGSLRDFSYPLSGLSGIARSRFGVQKTGDRDANANWFDAESSVQHYHNDTGLVVTEHEIESGTVRQYDLTLGDGHITHFNLGDVDRSLNLVVALGFAPDGRDTGIAQIHHDGVVEVYHAQETDYLASATGFGTVAGVVPERIPDLLAESPTDYPPGRSPSTTEENLLSGDVFCTLPIENESATLTTLLTTRDEMSREAALNMVRTMAEGQNTERLAESADGQAPASLRSDLPYGGAVAADLRVLSLLTGRSGLRIAGPDFDPYFTHSGGYGYSWFRDDAEISRYLYEVDQGTDLELGDWHRRSAEAYIETQHEDGTWPHRVWPFDTTLAPGWANGHLGTDESEYQADQTASITTFLATYGAEHGHEDAIERAIDSLNASLADDARPTTCQNAWEDMTGRFTHTAATFLEAYSTVATLDGDAADRAAARATDLYDAMDDLWIEERGIYALREYGPNHDDQGGLDKRCDAATLALVGAHQAYARIKTIDEKRLDRLVSHVETVVETLYRDPPSGAVAGLIRYEGDNWRRREQADEKIWTVSTAWGAHAAGALAVMLTDRGDARASDVASTARRLLALLLPDGPLCFASSYLPEQVFDDGTADSATPLGWPHAIRLATIVLLHEHDLLDKQTVAADD from the coding sequence ATGCAACTCCGGGACGCACTCAACGACTACAAATCCCAACGGAACAGCAGGACGGCCTTTCCTGGCGAACGCCGGACGACAACTGGCCGCTTTTCCGGTTTCGATAACCGACTCGTCCACATCGACGAGAGTGGCTCTCTACGGGATTTCAGTTATCCCCTATCGGGATTGAGCGGCATCGCCCGGTCCCGATTCGGCGTCCAAAAGACGGGCGATCGGGACGCTAACGCCAACTGGTTCGATGCGGAAAGCAGCGTTCAGCATTACCACAACGACACTGGATTGGTCGTTACGGAGCACGAGATCGAGTCGGGAACGGTTCGGCAGTACGATCTCACGCTTGGTGACGGCCACATCACCCACTTCAACCTTGGCGATGTCGATAGATCACTAAATCTCGTTGTCGCTCTCGGATTCGCCCCGGATGGCCGGGACACGGGAATCGCACAGATCCACCACGATGGTGTGGTCGAGGTGTACCATGCTCAGGAAACCGACTACCTTGCGAGCGCGACCGGTTTTGGGACGGTCGCCGGTGTCGTCCCCGAGCGGATCCCAGACCTGCTCGCGGAGTCGCCAACAGACTATCCACCCGGACGCTCCCCGTCCACAACGGAAGAGAACCTACTGAGTGGTGATGTCTTCTGTACCCTTCCGATCGAGAACGAGTCAGCAACGCTCACGACGCTACTGACGACCCGTGATGAGATGTCACGTGAGGCGGCGCTAAACATGGTCCGAACCATGGCCGAGGGTCAGAACACCGAAAGACTCGCTGAATCAGCCGATGGGCAGGCGCCGGCTTCACTTAGATCCGACCTCCCATACGGAGGCGCGGTTGCCGCGGATCTCCGTGTTCTTTCGCTACTCACTGGCCGATCGGGCCTCCGAATCGCTGGTCCCGACTTCGACCCGTACTTCACCCATTCCGGTGGCTATGGCTACTCGTGGTTCCGCGACGACGCGGAGATTTCGCGATACCTCTATGAGGTGGATCAGGGAACTGATCTAGAACTTGGTGACTGGCATCGCCGTAGCGCCGAAGCGTACATCGAAACACAACACGAAGACGGGACGTGGCCCCACCGAGTTTGGCCGTTCGATACAACCCTTGCACCCGGCTGGGCAAACGGCCATCTCGGAACAGATGAAAGCGAATATCAGGCCGACCAAACTGCCAGTATAACGACATTCTTGGCGACTTACGGTGCTGAACATGGACATGAGGACGCCATTGAACGCGCTATTGATAGTTTGAACGCAAGTCTCGCGGATGATGCTCGACCGACGACATGCCAGAATGCGTGGGAAGACATGACCGGCAGGTTCACTCACACCGCAGCGACTTTCCTCGAAGCCTACTCGACGGTAGCCACGCTTGACGGTGACGCTGCTGATCGAGCAGCTGCCCGTGCCACAGATCTCTACGACGCAATGGACGACCTCTGGATTGAAGAGCGTGGGATCTACGCGCTCCGAGAATACGGACCGAATCACGATGACCAGGGAGGCCTCGATAAACGTTGTGACGCCGCGACGCTTGCGCTCGTAGGCGCACATCAGGCGTACGCTCGAATCAAAACGATCGACGAGAAACGGCTTGACCGGCTCGTTTCACATGTCGAAACCGTCGTCGAAACACTCTACCGCGATCCCCCATCTGGAGCAGTCGCCGGTCTTATCCGATATGAGGGTGACAATTGGCGGCGTCGCGAGCAGGCCGATGAGAAAATTTGGACAGTCTCGACGGCGTGGGGGGCACACGCTGCTGGGGCCCTCGCGGTGATGCTCACTGACCGTGGCGACGCCCGTGCCAGCGACGTTGCTTCGACCGCACGACGGCTGCTCGCACTTCTCCTGCCGGACGGCCCCCTCTGTTTCGCTAGTAGTTACCTGCCGGAACAGGTGTTCGACGATGGAACCGCCGATAGTGCAACGCCGCTCGGCTGGCCACACGCGATTCGTCTAGCGACGATTGTCTTACTACACGAACACGACCTTCTCGACAAACAAACGGTTGCGGCTGACGATTGA
- a CDS encoding alpha-amylase family glycosyl hydrolase, producing the protein MHHPGPPRFVQVGESVELAPRSPDPAATFTWNILDRPDGSQVTIEDSPVVHLTPDTPGTYRAELNAPDGTHVQTVRAFPDPRREARFSVSTEDVDGDVDHVESATVIGKFNDFTMGIHQAERNGDEWNIDVELPPGDHEAIFTFGEEFDPFATTTTVVEGPGRPRLHLDGREEDDKVVVTATTESAPDSDNPAVEFYFDDRDALGNDDVTIDGKELRVPTGSLPESARVHAVPVAERHGIADTLLIQSEETGAVSFDRPADAPEWLRNATLYEIFVREFAGETVDTTFEEIERRVPYLESLGVDAVWLTPVLESPTRHGYHITDFFDTATDLGSRREFESLVERLHAAGIKVLFDLVINHTSRDHPNFQLHRAGVTEYADHYERIPAEQDMTGVDWAGDDAPGHYFSWKMIPNVNYDSLAVRAWMLDVLDEWAPLVDGFRCDVAWGVSHGFWKEARERLKSEDSDFLLLDETVPRDADFRENEFDFHYDTDLYYTLREIGNNEAPATAIFDALAASQRHGYPDDAIHMRYVENHDEDRYATECEEGTLRPAAAATFTLPGVPMIYYGQERGVPEDRGTMRWHDGDAKLTTFHRRLVELRNELSALRSPTVDPIAYETSETDGERVVAYERTDGDTRLAVVLNFGADPTTVTLDPAVDSEDLLSGTDIGNGNGIQVHDAAILKLR; encoded by the coding sequence ATGCACCACCCAGGACCTCCACGATTCGTTCAAGTCGGTGAGTCAGTCGAGCTGGCGCCACGATCACCCGACCCAGCAGCGACGTTCACTTGGAACATTCTGGATCGTCCAGACGGGAGTCAGGTGACGATTGAAGATAGTCCAGTTGTCCATCTCACGCCCGATACACCAGGAACGTATCGTGCTGAACTCAACGCCCCAGATGGTACACACGTCCAAACGGTGCGCGCTTTCCCGGACCCACGCCGCGAGGCACGCTTTAGCGTCTCCACGGAGGACGTCGACGGGGATGTCGACCACGTCGAATCCGCGACCGTTATCGGGAAATTCAATGATTTCACGATGGGCATACATCAGGCGGAACGCAATGGCGACGAGTGGAATATCGATGTCGAGCTTCCACCGGGCGACCACGAAGCCATCTTCACGTTTGGAGAAGAATTCGACCCGTTCGCCACTACAACAACCGTTGTCGAGGGACCCGGTCGCCCTCGTCTCCACCTTGACGGCCGTGAAGAGGACGACAAGGTCGTTGTCACTGCGACAACCGAATCCGCCCCCGATAGTGATAATCCAGCTGTCGAGTTTTACTTCGATGACCGAGATGCGCTCGGAAACGACGACGTGACCATCGATGGGAAAGAGCTACGCGTGCCTACAGGTTCACTTCCAGAATCTGCGCGCGTTCACGCTGTTCCAGTTGCCGAACGCCACGGTATCGCCGACACCCTTCTGATCCAATCTGAGGAGACCGGTGCCGTCTCGTTCGACCGGCCAGCCGACGCCCCCGAGTGGCTCCGCAACGCGACCCTCTACGAAATTTTCGTTCGCGAGTTCGCTGGTGAAACCGTTGATACGACCTTCGAAGAGATAGAACGCCGAGTTCCGTATCTCGAATCGCTCGGCGTTGACGCCGTCTGGTTGACACCCGTTTTAGAGAGTCCAACCCGCCACGGCTACCATATAACCGATTTCTTCGACACTGCCACCGATCTTGGAAGCCGTCGAGAGTTCGAGTCCCTCGTCGAGCGCCTCCACGCGGCAGGCATCAAGGTACTCTTTGATCTCGTTATCAATCATACTTCGCGTGACCATCCGAACTTTCAGCTGCACCGGGCAGGCGTCACAGAGTATGCCGATCACTACGAGCGGATTCCAGCCGAACAGGACATGACAGGTGTAGACTGGGCAGGGGATGACGCACCAGGTCACTACTTCAGCTGGAAGATGATTCCGAACGTCAACTACGATTCACTCGCAGTTCGTGCCTGGATGCTCGACGTTCTTGATGAGTGGGCACCGCTGGTCGACGGATTCCGCTGTGATGTCGCGTGGGGCGTTTCGCACGGCTTCTGGAAAGAAGCGCGTGAGCGATTGAAATCCGAGGATAGCGACTTTCTACTGCTGGATGAAACAGTCCCACGGGATGCAGACTTTCGCGAAAACGAGTTCGACTTCCACTACGATACAGACCTCTACTACACACTTCGGGAAATCGGTAACAACGAGGCACCGGCAACGGCTATCTTCGATGCGCTGGCAGCCTCGCAACGACACGGGTATCCGGACGACGCCATCCATATGCGCTACGTCGAGAACCACGACGAGGACCGCTACGCCACGGAGTGCGAGGAGGGTACTCTCCGGCCCGCCGCCGCGGCGACATTTACCCTTCCCGGCGTCCCGATGATCTACTACGGCCAAGAGCGTGGTGTTCCGGAAGACCGCGGAACAATGCGGTGGCACGACGGCGACGCCAAACTGACGACGTTCCATCGTCGGCTCGTTGAGCTTCGTAACGAGCTATCGGCACTCAGGTCGCCGACTGTCGATCCTATTGCGTATGAGACGTCGGAGACCGACGGGGAGCGAGTCGTGGCGTACGAACGCACGGATGGAGACACACGACTGGCCGTCGTCTTGAACTTTGGTGCCGACCCAACGACTGTCACGCTCGACCCGGCTGTGGATTCCGAGGATCTTCTTAGTGGCACCGATATAGGCAATGGAAATGGGATCCAAGTCCACGATGCAGCTATCCTGAAGCTGAGGTGA
- a CDS encoding TrmB family transcriptional regulator, whose amino-acid sequence MDDASLADLLRRFGFSEKEIDTYLTILKLGEAKAKNVADEADVSKRHVYSVAETLEDRGFVEVNDHVVPTTIKANPVKEVVGKLSSDLDRMQPALESRFSQATPHAEPFRVIKSRVTILKRISELIDQAEMEIMLALPYRLLHEVADELQDAIERDILILLLATDVDPSNDLDFNGLASVARAWNQPMPAMLTVDRKAGLVSPPELLSQANSTTQAIEFAQEQIGPIIIGSFLGNYFQMATEMYVAEPAGLPVTYTNFRHAVFQVVLHSRVGTEVRANIVGRSLHDEDEQTKLSGTVVDFRQSLLEPSTSSFPVENTLTVETAEGVYSVGGRGAFVEDFEASSVELQQTDDE is encoded by the coding sequence ATGGACGATGCCTCGCTGGCGGACCTTCTCCGGCGCTTCGGGTTCTCTGAAAAAGAGATCGACACCTATCTTACGATCCTGAAACTTGGTGAGGCGAAAGCCAAAAACGTCGCTGACGAAGCAGATGTCTCGAAGCGTCACGTCTACAGCGTTGCTGAGACCCTCGAAGACAGAGGATTCGTCGAGGTCAACGACCATGTCGTGCCGACGACCATTAAAGCCAATCCTGTCAAGGAGGTTGTCGGCAAGCTCTCCAGCGATCTCGACCGGATGCAGCCCGCTCTCGAATCCCGTTTTTCGCAGGCTACTCCCCACGCGGAGCCGTTCAGGGTCATCAAATCTCGTGTGACGATACTCAAGCGGATATCGGAACTCATCGATCAAGCTGAGATGGAAATAATGCTCGCCCTCCCGTACCGGTTGCTTCACGAAGTGGCCGACGAGCTCCAGGACGCGATCGAGCGTGACATCCTTATTTTGCTTCTTGCAACGGATGTTGACCCCAGCAACGACTTGGACTTTAACGGTCTCGCATCCGTCGCCCGCGCGTGGAACCAGCCGATGCCAGCGATGCTTACCGTGGACCGGAAAGCAGGCTTAGTATCTCCTCCCGAGCTGCTTTCGCAAGCCAACAGCACGACGCAAGCTATCGAGTTCGCCCAAGAACAGATCGGGCCGATCATCATCGGATCGTTCCTAGGAAACTACTTCCAGATGGCGACCGAGATGTACGTTGCCGAGCCGGCGGGGCTCCCGGTTACCTATACAAACTTTCGCCACGCCGTGTTTCAGGTCGTCCTCCATTCACGTGTTGGAACCGAGGTTCGTGCGAACATCGTAGGCCGCTCACTCCATGACGAAGACGAGCAAACCAAACTCAGTGGAACCGTCGTTGATTTCCGGCAGTCACTACTTGAGCCGTCAACAAGTTCGTTCCCCGTCGAGAATACGCTGACTGTCGAGACGGCCGAAGGGGTCTACAGTGTCGGTGGACGAGGTGCGTTTGTGGAGGATTTCGAAGCGTCGAGCGTCGAACTTCAACAAACCGACGACGAGTAG